The following are from one region of the Variovorax sp. V213 genome:
- a CDS encoding ABC transporter ATP-binding protein, with the protein MLRPTFSPVSTGSTATPGFLRVCGVRQTFSTPKGDFPALSEINLEIRRGEFVALIGHSGCGKSTLLNLLAGLASPTAGTVSCDGEIIRGPGPRRAMVFQNHSLLPWLSCFDNVRMAVRSVFRGESASAVHRRTEAALEMVGLVHAAHKKPSEISGGMKQRVGIARALSMEPQVLLMDEPFGALDALTRARLQDELLGIVEKTESTVVMVTHDVDEAVLLADRIVMMTNSPAARIGEILDVPIGRPRDRVSLATDSTYAECRRALMDFLYRRQAHVEQSTG; encoded by the coding sequence ATGCTGCGGCCAACTTTCTCCCCTGTTTCTACTGGCTCCACGGCCACGCCCGGGTTCCTGCGCGTTTGCGGTGTGCGGCAGACCTTCAGCACGCCCAAGGGCGACTTTCCGGCGCTCAGCGAGATCAACCTGGAGATTCGCAGAGGCGAGTTCGTTGCGCTGATCGGCCACTCCGGATGCGGCAAATCCACGCTGCTCAATCTTCTCGCCGGGCTGGCATCGCCGACGGCGGGAACCGTCTCCTGCGACGGGGAGATCATCCGGGGACCGGGACCTCGGCGGGCGATGGTGTTCCAGAACCATTCGCTCCTGCCATGGCTCAGCTGCTTCGACAATGTGCGCATGGCCGTGCGCAGCGTGTTTCGCGGCGAATCTGCTTCCGCGGTCCATCGCCGTACCGAGGCGGCGCTCGAGATGGTCGGCCTGGTGCATGCAGCGCACAAGAAGCCCAGCGAAATCTCCGGCGGCATGAAGCAGCGCGTCGGCATCGCCCGGGCGCTGTCGATGGAACCGCAGGTCCTGCTGATGGACGAGCCTTTCGGTGCGCTCGACGCACTCACGCGCGCCAGGTTGCAGGACGAGCTGCTCGGCATCGTCGAGAAAACCGAAAGCACCGTCGTCATGGTCACGCACGACGTGGACGAGGCGGTGCTCCTTGCGGACCGCATCGTCATGATGACGAACAGTCCCGCGGCGCGGATCGGGGAGATCCTGGACGTTCCCATCGGGCGGCCGCGCGACCGCGTCAGCCTGGCCACCGATTCGACCTATGCAGAGTGCAGGCGCGCGCTGATGGACTTCCTGTACCGACGCCAGGCGCACGTCGAGCAGTCGACAGGCTGA
- the ntrB gene encoding nitrate ABC transporter permease has product MQGAISTSRSWLATLAIGLLLLAIWQALASTGGGSAPAELSDYDKLMGKSPGVSVERSAIPTPIDVFKRAGELFADPFRRNGENDLGIAWHLLDSLRRVFSGYALAVLVGVPLGFLLGLVPWLGQALNPFIQLLRPVSPMAWMPLALYTLKDSGTSAIFIIFICSIWPILINTLYSTASVRQDWTNVGRVIGLTPFERARKIVFPAAVPMILTGMRISIGIAWLVIVAAEMVVGQSGIGFFVWNEWNNLQISSIIVAIVMIGIVGLVLDQLLGALMKHLSFRE; this is encoded by the coding sequence ATGCAAGGCGCGATCTCGACCTCACGCTCCTGGCTGGCCACGCTGGCGATCGGCCTGCTCTTGCTGGCGATCTGGCAGGCACTCGCCTCCACCGGCGGCGGCAGCGCGCCGGCGGAGCTTTCGGACTACGACAAGCTGATGGGCAAGAGCCCCGGTGTCTCCGTGGAGCGCTCGGCCATTCCGACCCCCATCGACGTGTTCAAGCGCGCCGGCGAACTGTTTGCGGACCCATTCCGCCGCAACGGCGAGAACGACCTGGGCATTGCCTGGCACCTGCTCGATTCGCTCAGGCGCGTTTTCAGCGGCTACGCCCTGGCCGTGCTGGTCGGCGTTCCCCTGGGCTTCCTGTTGGGACTGGTTCCATGGCTGGGCCAGGCGCTGAATCCTTTCATCCAGCTGCTGCGGCCCGTCTCGCCCATGGCCTGGATGCCGCTGGCGCTCTACACCCTGAAGGACAGCGGCACGTCGGCGATCTTCATTATCTTCATCTGTTCGATCTGGCCGATCCTGATCAACACCCTCTACAGCACCGCGAGCGTGCGCCAGGACTGGACCAATGTCGGCCGCGTGATCGGTCTCACGCCGTTTGAGCGCGCGCGCAAGATCGTCTTTCCGGCGGCGGTTCCGATGATCCTCACGGGCATGCGTATCTCGATCGGCATCGCCTGGCTGGTGATCGTGGCGGCGGAGATGGTGGTGGGCCAGAGCGGGATCGGCTTCTTCGTGTGGAACGAATGGAACAACCTGCAGATCTCCAGCATCATCGTCGCCATCGTGATGATCGGCATTGTCGGCCTGGTGCTGGACCAGTTGCTCGGCGCATTGATGAAGCATCTGAGCTTCCGCGAATGA